The sequence below is a genomic window from Halarchaeum grantii.
CTCGCCGGGCGCGATGGCGCCCCCGCCGTTCGTCTCCTCGATGAACGAGCGCGTCGCCGCGACCTCGTTCGCGAAGTCGCCCGAGGAGAAAAAGGAGGCGCCCTCCGGGAGGAACGACGGGTGGGAGTGTCCGCCGTCGTCGGGGATGCCGAGGACGGCCTCGACCTCGCCGTGGCGCCGCGTCGCCGCCGTCACCGTGTGATTGCGCGCGCCCGTGTTCTCCCAGACGACCTCGTCGCCGACCGACACCTCGAGCGTCGGGACGTCGCGGGGCACCCAACTCGGGGCGTCGTCGGGCACCGCGACGGTCGACTGCGGGACGAAGCCGTCCGAGACCATCGCGACGTCGTAGGCGTCCGCCGACCCCCGGCCGAGACAGCCGGCGACGGCCGTGCCGAGCGTCGCCGCGCCGCCCGCGAGGAACGCGCGCCGATCCATGCACGACTCTTGGGGTGACGCCGGACAAGTATTGTGCGGTCTCCCCGTCGAGGACCGCGAACCTGCAGGCATTTATAGCGGGTGTCCCTACCCCGGCGTATGGACACGTCGACGACGGGCGCGTCGGCCGCCTCCCTGCCGCGACGCGTCGGTGGCGTCTTCGTCCGCCACGCGCGCGGGTTCGCCGCGCTCACGCTCGCGGTGACCTTCCTGCTCGTCCTCCTCGGGGAGTACACCGCCGCCGCCGGCGCCGGCGCGACCTGCAACAACACCTACCCGGGCTGTGCCGGCCAGTTCTCGCCCGCCGGCCTCTCGGTCCCGCAGTTCATCGAGTGGTTCCACCGCCTCGTCGCGATGGGCGTCGGCTACCTCATCGTCGGGAACGCCGTCCTCCTCTGGTGGACGCACAAGAAGAGCCGCGTCTCCCGGAGCGCCGGCCTCGCCGCGCTCCTCCTCCCCGTGCAGGTGGCGTTCGGCGCGCTCACCGTCACCGTCGCCGGCCTCTTCCCCGGTGGGTATGCGCCCCCGACCCAGCTCGTCCACCTCACCACCGCGCTCGCCATCTTCGTCGCGCTCGTCGCCGCCGTCGTCTGGCTTGACGCCGCCGAGGGCGCGGGCGCGACGCCGACGCGCCTGCGCTACGCCGCCACCGGCGGCCTCCTCCTCCCGCTCGCGCAGGCCGTCTTCGCGCGCGACCTCTTTTTCACCTTCTGGCCGGCCGTCCAGACCGCCTACCACTTCTTCGGCCTGCTCGGCCTCGCCGCCCTCCTCGCGCTCGCGCTCTGGGCGCGCGACCTCGAACGCGTCGACGTCGGGATTCTCGCGGCGCTCGGCGCGCTCTGCACGCTCCTCAACAGCTACCTCGTCGCCGGGCTCTTCGTCGTCACCGCGCGCGTCGAGGCCTTCACGTACGTCCTGCTCGTCGCACAGGTCGCCCTCTTCTGTCTGCTCGCCGTCGCCGCACGCCGCGTGAACTGAAAAAGGGGGTTACTCGCTCGCCGCGACGGGTTCCGCGAACGCCACCGTCTCCTTCACGTCCGTCACCTCGACGTTCAACTGGTCGCCCGGCTCGGTGCCGGGGACGATGACGATGAAGCCGCGCTCGACCTTCGCGATGCCGTCGCCCTGATCGCCGAGCGTGTCGATGGTGACGGTGCGGATGTCGCCCTCGTCGACCGGCGGGCGCTGGGTCTGCTGGCTCGACGACGCCGTCGACGTGCGCTCGGTGTCTCGCTCGGTCGTCGCGGAGCGCGAACTCCCGCCCGCCTCCGCGTCCGTGTCCGCGGTCGCGCTCGCCCCGCCCTCGTCGTCGGCGGCGAGGAGCGCGACGCGGTACGCATCGCCCGCCGAGAGCGTGCCGTTCTCGACGAGCTCGCGCGGGATCTGGATGTGGTACTGGTCACCGTCGGACTCGATGGACGTCTCGTACAGCAGGCGAAGCGAATCAGATATCTCAGCCATTACCTCCGCATACGGCCCGCCACGCTAAAACCTGCGGGGATTCCGCTCAGTCGTCCGCGCGCGCCTCGAAAACGAACGCCGTCTCCGCGTCCACCACGTCGCCGTCAGCGGCTTCGACGCGAAGCGTGACGTCGCGCGTGCTCCCGCAGCCACAGCTCACGAACTCCGCCCACTCGTCGCCGATCGCGACGGGGCCCTCGTGCGCTCGCGTGAGGTAGCGCCGATACGAGGGGGCGTCGAGCTCCGATGCGGTCCGCTCGTCCGCCGGCGCGAACGACACGACGACCTCGTCGGCCCGAGTCCGGGTCTCGCTCATGTCGAGTCGTAGGGGTCGAAGCCGAAAATAGCTGTCCGTGACCGAGGCGGATATTGCCCGCACCGCACACTCAATCGAGTCGAAACCACACGAAAGAGGCTCCTGTATCGGTATTCTTTATCGCAGTTGTCGGCTACGGACACGGCTACCTCTGTACTTTTCCCTCTGAGGCGACTACATCGTCGCTATGCGCACAGCGAGATACCCTGACGGCGGGCGACCCGACGACTCGGAGGTGCGCTCACCGTGAGCGGCGCCGCGACGCCGCTCCTCCTCGGCGCGAGCGAGTTCTTCCCGCGCGGCGTCCTCCCCTATCTCCTCGGTGGCGTGCTGATCGGCGTCGGAACCGCCGCCATCTACCTCGGCACCGGCATCCACGCGGGCGCGAGCACGTTTCTCGAATCGACGCTCTCCTACGTCTCGGACGTCCCGCGCTTCCGGCGCTACACCGGCTCGCGGCGCTGGCGCCTGCTCTTCACCGCCGGCATCGTCAGCGGCGCCGCCGTCTACGCGCTCCTCACGCAGTCCGCGCCGTGGACGACGGACGTCCAGTGGTGGCGCCTGCTCGGCGGCGGCCTCCTGGTGGGAGTTGGCACGCGCCTCGGGAAGGGCTGTACGAGCGGGCACGGCATCTGCGGCGTCGGCTCGCTCTCCGAGACGTCGCTCGCGAACGTCGCGACGTTCCTCGCCGTCGCGATCGGCACCGCACAACTCGTCGCCGCGCTCGGGGTGAGCCCCTGATGGGCGACGACGGACGCGGCCCCGCGTTCGGTGCCGTCGTCTACCTCGGCGGCCTCGTCTTCGGTGTCGGCCTCGCCGTCAGCGGGATGGCGAAACCCGAAGTCGTCCTCGACTTCCTCCAGCTTGAGGACCTCGGCCTCCTCTTCGTCATGGGCGGCGCCGCCGCCGTCGCCGGCACGGCCGTCTTCCTCGCTACGCGCTCCGGACGTCGCGCGCCGCTCACCGGCCGCGCGTACGGCCGCCGCCTGAAGTCGATGGACCGCAACGTCCTGCTCGGCGGCGCGGTGTTCGGCGTCGGCTGGGGGATTTCGGGGATCTGTCCGGGCGCCGCCTACGCCAGCGTCGGCATCGGCAACCTCCCCGTCCTCTGGGCGGTCGCGGGGATGTTCCTCGGCGCCTACGCCCAAGGGTACGTCCGCAGTCGCCTCGCGGGCGCGTGAGCGCCGTCGCCACTTCTTAGCGTCTGGTCGCCGTCGGTCACCCCATGTCCGAGACGGAACTCGACCCGACGGTGCTCGCCCGGCGCATCCACGCCGGTGACGCGCCGTTCGTCCTCGACGTCCGCGCGGAACCGGAGCACGAGGCGTGGCACATCCCCGGGAGCGTGAACGTCCCGATCTACGAGGACCTCCTCGAACGCGACTTCGGCTCGCTCGCCGAACACCTCGACGACCTCCCGGACGGCCGCGACATCGTCGTCGTCTGCGGCGCCGGCGTCACGTCCGCACGCGCCGCGCGCTTCCTCCGCGAACGCGGCTACGACGCGTTCTCCGTCGCGGACGGGATGCGCGGCTGGGCGCGCGTCCACCTCGACGAACCCGTCGAGGGCGTCCCCGGCGTCGTCCGCGTCGTCCGCCCCGGAACCGGCTGTCTCTCCTACCTCGTCGGCGATGGCGAGCGCGCGCTCGTCGTCGATCCCAGCCAGTACGCGGGCGAGTACCGCCGCCTCGAAGAGGAGTACGCCCTCGAGGTCGTCGGCGTCCTCGACACGCACCTCCACGCCGACCACGTCTCCGGCGCGCGTCGACTCGCCGACGCCCTCGACGTCCCGCACTACCGGCATCCGGCGGACGTCGCGGCGACCGAGGACGGCGTCACGCCGCTCGCGGACGGCGGGACGCTCGCGGCGGGCGAGCGTACCGTCGGCGTCCTGCACACGCCCGGCCACACCGAGGGGAGCGTCACGCTCGACCTCGGCGGGGCGCTCTGCACGGGCGACACGCTCTTCCTCGGGAGCGTCGGTCGCCCCGACCTCGCGGACGCCGACGACGAGGCCGTCCGCGCGGCCGCACGCCGCCTCTACGAGAGCCTCGAACGGCTCCTCGACTACCCGGACGACACCGTCGTCCTCCCCGGCCACGCCGCCGACGGCACCACCTCGCCGCTCACGGCGTCGCTCGGCCACCTCCGCGAGTCCGAGGGGAACGCCTTCCTCGCGCACGTCGTCGCCGGCGACGAGCGCGCGTTCGTCGACGCCGTCCGCGACGGCCTCGGCGAGGAGCCCGCGAACTTCGAGCGCATCAAGGAGATAAACCGGGGCGCGACGCCCGGCATCGACGTCGAGGACCTCGAACTCGGCCCGAACAACTGCGCCATCGAGTGAGCTGGCGCCGCCGAACCGCGCTCGCTCGGTCCGTTTTCACCCCGGCACGGTCGGTCGATGAGAACTGGCTACCGGCGACCACAGCCACCCCGCCGGCCTTCGGGGGGTGATGTTTTTTGTCCGCGATACACGTCCCGTCGCGTGTATGCACCCCGCCCTCCGATACGTCGCGTCGCTGTGCGTCGCGCTGATACTCACCCTCCCCATCGCGGCTTTCACAACGGCGAATCGCTTCCTCGTGGTCTCGCTGCTCCCGCTCTACTGGACCGTCGCCTCGCTGACGCTCGCACATCGGCACGCGCTCCTCTCCATTCCGCGTGACGCCGCCCCCGCCCGGAAGCGTGGCGCACTCGTCGGCGGCGTCGGCGCACTCACCGGGGGATTCCTCTTGCAGACCTCGATCCCGGCCGGCGCCGCTGGCCTCGGGCTGCTCCTCCTCGGGACCGTCAGCACCGTCGCCGACGTCGACGACCGGTGACCGACTGCACGGTGAGCTATCCGGCGTCCGCGAGGCGCTCGCCGACCTCGAGGCCGGAGCGGAGCGCGACGTGGACGCGCGCCGCCCCGCCCACCCAGTCACCGACCGGGTAGAGGCCCTCGGCCTCGGCTCGACGGCGGACGTCGGCGTCGAGGCCGGCGTCCGGGAGCGCGTAGCGCCATCCCTGATGGTCCGTCCAGTCCGGGTCGCGCAGGCGCTCGTCGTCGAGGAGGTCGGCGGCGACGCCCGCGAGCGCCGCGACGTTCGCGTCCGGGTCGGCGTCGTAGTGCGCGCGCGACCACTCGTCGTTCGCCTGCACGACGAGAAGCGACTCCCCGTCGGGAACGTGCCCGGGCTTGCACGCCTCGCGCGCCACCCACCCCACCTCGTGGTCCCGCTCCGGGTTCACGAGCGCGTAGTACGGCTTCGAGAGCGCGAACGGGTAGTGAAGGACCGCCGTCCAGATGGTGCGATACGGGACGGCCGCGGCCGCGTCCCGGAGCGCCCCGCGCACCGGCGCGTCCCAGTCGGCGTCGGCGAGCAACTCGGCGCTCTGCGGCGCCGGCGGGTTCAGTACGACGGCGTCGAACGGCCCGTGCGACGCGCCGTCGGCGTCGACGAGCGTCCACGACTCCCCCCGCTTCCGTATCGTCTCGACGCGCGTCTCGCGTTCGACCGTCGCGTCCGTCTCCGCGAAGAGGCGTTTCGCCAACTGGGTGATCCCCCGTCGATACGTCCACTTCGGGCCGTCCGGCGGGCGGCCCTCGCTCACCGCCCCCGCTCCGTCGAACGTGTAGATGGGGTCGGTGACGTCCACGAGGCCGTCCGCGTCGAGGTCCTCCGTGAGCAGATCGTTCACGCGCTCGTCCTCGCTTCGGACGTAGTTCGCGCCGTAGTCGTACGTACAGCCCTCGCGCCGGCGGGTGGCCGCGCGCCCGCAGACGCCGCGGGACTTCTCGAGGACCGTCACGTCCGCGTCCGGGCGCCGCTGTGCGAGTTCGTACGCCGCGCCGGCCGCCCCCGCGCCCGCGCCGACGATGCCGATGTGCGTCATACGCCGCCTTCTCGCGGGTTCGTGAAAGCCCTACTGCCGGCGTCGCCGACGCACGGGCGCGCACCGCTACACGTCGCCGTCGCGGACGCGTCGGCGCACCTCGGCGGCGCGCTCGCGTATCCCTCCGAGGGCGTCGGCGTCGCGCTTGTCGTCGAGGTGCGCGTAGACGAGCCCCATCCGGTGGTTCGAGCGGAGCTCGGACTCGTGCTCGGCGAGGAAGTCCCAGTAGAGCGCGTTGAACGGGCAGGCGCCGTCGCCGACGGTCGCGTCCGGGTCGTACTGACAGCCGGCGCAGTGGTCGCTCATCCGGTCGATGTAGTTCGCGGACGCCGCGTACGGCTTCGTCGCGAAGCGGTCGCCCGCGTACTGCCCCATCTCGACGGTGTTCGGCGTCGATACCCAGTGATACCCATCTATAAACGCGACGTGGAACCACCGGTTGAGCTCGTGCGGGTCGACGCCGTAGAGTAAGCCGAAGTTCGAGAGCACCATCAGGCGCTGGATGTGGTGGGCGTACCCCCGCTTTCGGACGCCGTCCACTGCGGCGTCGAGACACGCCATCGCGGTGTCGCCGTCCCAGTAGACGTCCGGGAGCGGGCGCGTCGCGTCGAGGCGATTCGCCTCGCCGAGGGCGGGCATGCCGCGCCGGTAGACGTGGCGGACGAACTCGCGCCACCCGATGACCTGCCGGACGAAGCCCTCGACGCTCGCGAGGGGGACGTCGTCGCGGGCCTCGTAGGCGTCGATGGCGGCCTCGACGACCTCGCGGGGGTGGAGGAGGCCGAGGTTCAGCGCGGGCGAGAGGAGGGCGTGGTCGAGCGCCCACTCGTCGCCGACCATCGCGTCCTCGTACGGGCCGAAGTCGCGGAGGCGGTGCTCGCAGAAGTCCGCGAGGGCGTCGAGCGCGTCCGAACGCGTCACCGGCCACCCGAACGCCTCGGGGTCGGCCCAGCTCTCCGCGTCGTCCCACTCCCGCTGGACCTCCCGCGTCGTCTCGTCCGGCTCGTACCGGGGCACCTCGGGAGGTTCGTAGTCGTCGGGCGGCGTCTCGCGGTTCTCCTCGTCGTAGTTCCACGCGCCGCCCACCGGGTCGCCGTCGGCCATCAGGTAGCCCGTCTCGCGGCGCATATACCGATAGAAGTCCTCGTGGCGGAGGCGGTTCCCCTCCAGCCAGCCGTCGAACCCCTCGGGCGTGCAGAGGAACGTCTCGTTCGTGACGACGTCGAGCGTCCCGCCGCGCTCGGTGACGAGGTCGCGCAGGCGCTCGGTGGCGCCGTGACTCGACGGCCGCATCACCGTGAGCGCGTCGCCCGGGTGGGCGTCGAAGTGCGCGTCGAGGCCGTCGGCGAACGAGTCGACGACGTGGTAGTCGACGTCGCGGCCCGCCTCCCGTAGCTCGTCGCGGAAGTGGCGCATCGCCGACGAGACGAGGACGCGCTTGTGCGGGTGGTAGGGGTGGCGCGTCGCGAACGCGCGCGCCTCGATCATGAGAGCGCGCTCGTCGGGCGCGTCCGCGAGCGGGCCGACCCGGTCGGTGAGCTGGTCGCCGAGGACGAGGACGGTCACGTCCCCGCCATCGGCGCCGACCGGTATGGTGGTTGCGGCCCGCGCTCAGAGCTCGGCGAGCACGTCCTCGAGGAGGCGGCGCGCGACTGCCGTGTTCAGCGGGTCGTTCTCGTCGCCGCAGTTCGCGTCCATCACGCAGCAGGGACAGCCCCCGACGCCGCAGTCGCAGGCGGCGATGCGCTCGCGCGCCCGCGTGCCGACGGCGTCGAGTTGCTCGAAGAGGGCCTTCGAGAACCCCACGCCGCCCGCGACGCCGTCGTAGACGAAGAGCGTCGCGCCGCCCGTCTCCGGGTGCTCGCGGACGGAGAGTCCACCGAGGTCGTCCGCCGAGAGCTTCAGCTCGAGCGGCGCGAGCGTGATGAGCGCGTGCTCGGCGGCGTGGATGCCGCCCATGTACTCGCGCTCGGCGTCGCCGGGCGCGAACTCGCGGGCGTCAGCGTCGTCGTCGCTCTCCAGCCAGTCGCCGACGAGGCGGGTCGCGGCGCCGTCCGGGAGCTCGAGCCAGCAGAGCTGCGTCTGGAGGCTGAGCGGGCCGAGCCCCGTTGGCTGAGGCGGCTCGACGAGGTCGCCGCTCTGGACCTCGCGGCGCGCGTACTCCGCGTGGTGGACGTCGACGACACCCTCGCCCCAGCAGAGCGCGTACTCGCCCAGACGCCGGCGCTCGCGCTCCTCGAGGTCGTGGATGCGCGTCGTCGAGCGCGTCTCCGTGTACTCCTCGACGGCCACTTCCGCGACGGTGACGTGCGGGCTCGCGGTGTCCTCCTCGAACGCGGTCACCTCGTAGGTCCGGCCGTCGTGGAGGAAGAGCGCGCCCTCGTGGTACTCCCGGTAGGCGCGCTCGCGGTCCACCGGCTCGTGGTCGATCTCGCCGTTCGCACAGCGGACGTCGAAGCTGACCTCGGAGCTGTTGTACATTGAGATGCCGGACTGCGGGCGGGGCGCGCCGTCGTAGCGCACGCCCCGGTCGAGGTCGCCGACGAGGTCGCCGGCGCGCCGCCACATCTCCACCGCGCGCGCCATGCGGTCGTCGGCCGCGCCCTCGACGGCCGCGCCCCCGAACCACCGCTCGTCCGCGTGCGTCAGCGGAAGCTCGGAGGCCGCACAGCGGAGGTGGCGCGCGTACACCGGGTCGTTCGCGAGGTCGACGACGGCGTCCTCGACCGGGTCCGAGAGGAGGTAGTCGGGGGTGTCGACGACGTACTGGTCGATGGCGTCCGAGCGCGCGACCAGCACGCCGAGCGCGTCGCTCGCGCCGCGCCCCGCGCGCCCGAGCTGCTGCCAGAACGACTGTCTGGTGCCCGGGTAGCCCGTGAGGAGCGCGGCGTCCACGCTCCCGACGTCGATGCCGAGTTCGAGCGCGTTCGTCGATACCACGCCGTCCAACTGCCCGCTCTTCAGGCGGTACTCGATGCCGCGCCGCGTCTCCGTCCCGAGGCCGGCGTGATAGGGCTCGACGTCGAGATAGCCCGACTCGGGGTGATCGCTCGCCGCGCGACCCGCGCGCTTCGCGCCGACCTCCGCGCCCTGCCGCGAGCGCGTGAACGCGAGCGTCTGCACGCCGTTCAGGCCGAGGTGCGCGAGCAGGTCCGCGGCCTCCTCGCCCGCCGACGCCGCCGCCTCCACGTACGCCTCGTAGCCCGCGTCGGCGTCGAGGCCCGCCGTCTCGCGCGGCGGGTTCCAGAAGACGATGTCGCGTCTGCCGCGCGGCGAGCCGTCGTCGTCGATCACCGTCGTCGGCTCCCCCGTCAGCGCCGCCGCGTGCTCCGCCGGGTTCCCGACGGTCGCCGTCGTGCAGACGATCTGCGGGTCGCTCCCGTAGTGCGCGAGCACGCGCCGGAGGCGGCGGATCGTCCACGCGACGTGCATCCCGTGGACGCCGACGTACGTGTGGCTCTCGTCGACCACGAGCAGCTCGCAGTTCCCGTGGAACTCCCGCCAGCGCGCGTGGTCCTCGAGGTAGACGTTCACGCCGCTGAAGTTCGTGAGAACCACGTTCGCTTCCTCCCTGTACTCCTTTCGTACCTCGCTCGGCGTGTCCCCGTCGTACACTTCCACGCGGACGTCGAGGCCGAGGTCGTCGTAGAGATCGTTCAGCGCGCGCTCCTGGTCGCGCGCGAGCGCCTTCGTCGGGTAGACGAGGAGCGCGCGCGTCGACTCGTCGGCGAGGTAGTTGCGCGCGATTTCGAGCGCGTAGACGAGCGTCTTCCCGGAGGACGTCGAGGTGGCGACCGTGACGTTCTCGCCCCGGTCGAGCGCGTCCAACGCGGCGGCCTGATGCGTGTAGGGGTCGACGTCGAGGCGTGCGGCGAGGGCCGGGTCCACCGCCTCGCTCGCCGGCACCGTCTCGGCCTCGCGCGCCTCCTGCGTCGCGACGGCGGCGATCTGGCCGTCGTAGTCCGGGTAGGTCGATTCGAGGTCGTGGCCCGTCAGGGGCGTCTCGCGCTGTGGTGTCTCGGACATGCGTGGTTACCAGTCGGTGAGCGAGCGCTGGACGGTGTCGTCGGTCGTCTCTCGGTCGGCCGCCCGCAGGTGCTCGTAGACGAACGCGAGCGCGCGAACGTCGTCCTCGCAGTAGGCGCGGTGCGCCGTCCAGTCGAGTTCCGTCTCGTCACTTTGTGCCGCCATCCAGCGCCGGTACTGTCGGGCGACCGTCGCCCCCGAGAGGCCGGTGTCGTCGCCGTCCCACCCGAGCGCGCCCGCGACGTCCGCGAGCGCGTTCGTGCGCCCCGGGAGGACGGCGTTCCCCTCGCGTACCGCCCACGCGTAGGGGTCGAACGTGTACGCGTCCTCCCAGTCCGCGAGGAACTCGGGGGCGTGCGCGCGGAGGTGCTCGCGCAGCACGTCGAAGTCGAAGCGCCAGCCGTTGTAGGCGACGAGCGGCCGGCCGTCACCCTCGGCGACGTACCACGCCATGAACGCCGTGAGCGCCCCGGCGGGGTCCTCGGGGTCGCGCTGGACGAAATCCCGGTACTCGTCGCTCGCCGCGTCGTACGCGCCGATCAGCCAGACGATACTGGGGTCGAGGCCGTCCGTCTCGATGTCCACGTGGATCGGCTCGCGGGACGGGAACGCCGCGTCGTCGCTGTCGGCGGGGCGGACGACGCGGCCCTCGGCGAAGGCCTCCGCGCTGCGCGCGATGGACTCGGCGGTGCTCGCGCCGATGCCGTCGACGGCTTCGAGGTCGTCGCTCGTCGCGTCCGCGACGGCCGCGCGCGTCCGATAGCCCGCGTCGCGGAGCCGGCGCGCCCGCGAGCGCCCGACGCCGGAGAGCGCGCGCAGGCCGAGTTTGTCCGGGTCGAGCGTGCGCGTGGAGACGACGCCGTCCGCGCGCAGCGTCAGACACGGCAGCGGCGTCCCGGGGTCGTCGAGGTCGCCGCCGCCCCCGCGCACGCGGAGGTCGCCCCACTCGTGTGCGTAGCCGCTCGGGAGGCCGGTCGAGACGTGCGTGTACGACCCCGGGGCGTCCGCGAGCGCGCGCTCGTAGGCGTCGCGGCCGACGAGTCGCGTCTCGAGCGCGGTCAGCGACGTCTCCAGCGAGAGCAAGTCGGTGAGGACGTACGTCTCCGTCGCAGCGTCGAGGTCGCCTTCGCTTTCGCGGGCCGCGAGGCCGGCGAGCGCGTCCGCGTCGCCCGCGACGGCCACCTGCACGTCGCCGACCTCGCGGACGGTGAGGCCGGTGGCGCGCGCCGGCTGGAGCGTCGGCAGGTCGGCGTCGAGCTGTTGGGCGAGCACGCTCGGCGCGCGCGGGTCGTCGCCGACGAGCAGGACCGCGTCCGGCTCGAAATACGCGACGGCGTCCCGGACGCGCTCGCGGCCACCGTCGAGGACGAAGCCCGAATCGAGCGCGAGCAAGTCGCACGACGCGACGCTCCCGGGCTCTCGCGCGCCGTCGCCGCTCGCGGCCGTGGAGGAGGCTGGTGCCATCGCGGTGTCAGCCACGCTTGGGGGTCGCCGAAGAAAACGATTGCCGTCGCCCCGCTCAGGTTTCGAGCGGCGCCTCGAGTCGCACGATGTCGATGATGAGTTCGTCGCCGCCCGCGCCGATCTCGACCACTTCGCCCGCGACGACGAGGCCGGACTTCGGCGTCGGCCCGATGACGATGGGGTCGCCGACCTCGACGTCGGGGACGGACGCCTCGAAGCTGATGCGCGCGCGGCACTCCTCGGGGTCGTTGACGCCGAGGAAGTCGATGCCGTTGAC
It includes:
- a CDS encoding cryptochrome/photolyase family protein; the encoded protein is MTVLVLGDQLTDRVGPLADAPDERALMIEARAFATRHPYHPHKRVLVSSAMRHFRDELREAGRDVDYHVVDSFADGLDAHFDAHPGDALTVMRPSSHGATERLRDLVTERGGTLDVVTNETFLCTPEGFDGWLEGNRLRHEDFYRYMRRETGYLMADGDPVGGAWNYDEENRETPPDDYEPPEVPRYEPDETTREVQREWDDAESWADPEAFGWPVTRSDALDALADFCEHRLRDFGPYEDAMVGDEWALDHALLSPALNLGLLHPREVVEAAIDAYEARDDVPLASVEGFVRQVIGWREFVRHVYRRGMPALGEANRLDATRPLPDVYWDGDTAMACLDAAVDGVRKRGYAHHIQRLMVLSNFGLLYGVDPHELNRWFHVAFIDGYHWVSTPNTVEMGQYAGDRFATKPYAASANYIDRMSDHCAGCQYDPDATVGDGACPFNALYWDFLAEHESELRSNHRMGLVYAHLDDKRDADALGGIRERAAEVRRRVRDGDV
- a CDS encoding DEAD/DEAH box helicase; this translates as MSETPQRETPLTGHDLESTYPDYDGQIAAVATQEAREAETVPASEAVDPALAARLDVDPYTHQAAALDALDRGENVTVATSTSSGKTLVYALEIARNYLADESTRALLVYPTKALARDQERALNDLYDDLGLDVRVEVYDGDTPSEVRKEYREEANVVLTNFSGVNVYLEDHARWREFHGNCELLVVDESHTYVGVHGMHVAWTIRRLRRVLAHYGSDPQIVCTTATVGNPAEHAAALTGEPTTVIDDDGSPRGRRDIVFWNPPRETAGLDADAGYEAYVEAAASAGEEAADLLAHLGLNGVQTLAFTRSRQGAEVGAKRAGRAASDHPESGYLDVEPYHAGLGTETRRGIEYRLKSGQLDGVVSTNALELGIDVGSVDAALLTGYPGTRQSFWQQLGRAGRGASDALGVLVARSDAIDQYVVDTPDYLLSDPVEDAVVDLANDPVYARHLRCAASELPLTHADERWFGGAAVEGAADDRMARAVEMWRRAGDLVGDLDRGVRYDGAPRPQSGISMYNSSEVSFDVRCANGEIDHEPVDRERAYREYHEGALFLHDGRTYEVTAFEEDTASPHVTVAEVAVEEYTETRSTTRIHDLEERERRRLGEYALCWGEGVVDVHHAEYARREVQSGDLVEPPQPTGLGPLSLQTQLCWLELPDGAATRLVGDWLESDDDADAREFAPGDAEREYMGGIHAAEHALITLAPLELKLSADDLGGLSVREHPETGGATLFVYDGVAGGVGFSKALFEQLDAVGTRARERIAACDCGVGGCPCCVMDANCGDENDPLNTAVARRLLEDVLAEL
- a CDS encoding NAD(P)/FAD-dependent oxidoreductase, with product MTHIGIVGAGAGAAGAAYELAQRRPDADVTVLEKSRGVCGRAATRRREGCTYDYGANYVRSEDERVNDLLTEDLDADGLVDVTDPIYTFDGAGAVSEGRPPDGPKWTYRRGITQLAKRLFAETDATVERETRVETIRKRGESWTLVDADGASHGPFDAVVLNPPAPQSAELLADADWDAPVRGALRDAAAAVPYRTIWTAVLHYPFALSKPYYALVNPERDHEVGWVAREACKPGHVPDGESLLVVQANDEWSRAHYDADPDANVAALAGVAADLLDDERLRDPDWTDHQGWRYALPDAGLDADVRRRAEAEGLYPVGDWVGGAARVHVALRSGLEVGERLADAG
- a CDS encoding COX15/CtaA family protein, whose amino-acid sequence is MDTSTTGASAASLPRRVGGVFVRHARGFAALTLAVTFLLVLLGEYTAAAGAGATCNNTYPGCAGQFSPAGLSVPQFIEWFHRLVAMGVGYLIVGNAVLLWWTHKKSRVSRSAGLAALLLPVQVAFGALTVTVAGLFPGGYAPPTQLVHLTTALAIFVALVAAVVWLDAAEGAGATPTRLRYAATGGLLLPLAQAVFARDLFFTFWPAVQTAYHFFGLLGLAALLALALWARDLERVDVGILAALGALCTLLNSYLVAGLFVVTARVEAFTYVLLVAQVALFCLLAVAARRVN
- a CDS encoding ribonuclease H-like domain-containing protein, whose protein sequence is MAPASSTAASGDGAREPGSVASCDLLALDSGFVLDGGRERVRDAVAYFEPDAVLLVGDDPRAPSVLAQQLDADLPTLQPARATGLTVREVGDVQVAVAGDADALAGLAARESEGDLDAATETYVLTDLLSLETSLTALETRLVGRDAYERALADAPGSYTHVSTGLPSGYAHEWGDLRVRGGGGDLDDPGTPLPCLTLRADGVVSTRTLDPDKLGLRALSGVGRSRARRLRDAGYRTRAAVADATSDDLEAVDGIGASTAESIARSAEAFAEGRVVRPADSDDAAFPSREPIHVDIETDGLDPSIVWLIGAYDAASDEYRDFVQRDPEDPAGALTAFMAWYVAEGDGRPLVAYNGWRFDFDVLREHLRAHAPEFLADWEDAYTFDPYAWAVREGNAVLPGRTNALADVAGALGWDGDDTGLSGATVARQYRRWMAAQSDETELDWTAHRAYCEDDVRALAFVYEHLRAADRETTDDTVQRSLTDW
- a CDS encoding DUF6691 family protein translates to MGDDGRGPAFGAVVYLGGLVFGVGLAVSGMAKPEVVLDFLQLEDLGLLFVMGGAAAVAGTAVFLATRSGRRAPLTGRAYGRRLKSMDRNVLLGGAVFGVGWGISGICPGAAYASVGIGNLPVLWAVAGMFLGAYAQGYVRSRLAGA
- a CDS encoding MBL fold metallo-hydrolase, with amino-acid sequence MSETELDPTVLARRIHAGDAPFVLDVRAEPEHEAWHIPGSVNVPIYEDLLERDFGSLAEHLDDLPDGRDIVVVCGAGVTSARAARFLRERGYDAFSVADGMRGWARVHLDEPVEGVPGVVRVVRPGTGCLSYLVGDGERALVVDPSQYAGEYRRLEEEYALEVVGVLDTHLHADHVSGARRLADALDVPHYRHPADVAATEDGVTPLADGGTLAAGERTVGVLHTPGHTEGSVTLDLGGALCTGDTLFLGSVGRPDLADADDEAVRAAARRLYESLERLLDYPDDTVVLPGHAADGTTSPLTASLGHLRESEGNAFLAHVVAGDERAFVDAVRDGLGEEPANFERIKEINRGATPGIDVEDLELGPNNCAIE
- a CDS encoding TRAM domain-containing protein translates to MAEISDSLRLLYETSIESDGDQYHIQIPRELVENGTLSAGDAYRVALLAADDEGGASATADTDAEAGGSSRSATTERDTERTSTASSSQQTQRPPVDEGDIRTVTIDTLGDQGDGIAKVERGFIVIVPGTEPGDQLNVEVTDVKETVAFAEPVAASE
- a CDS encoding cupredoxin domain-containing protein, with translation MDRRAFLAGGAATLGTAVAGCLGRGSADAYDVAMVSDGFVPQSTVAVPDDAPSWVPRDVPTLEVSVGDEVVWENTGARNHTVTAATRRHGEVEAVLGIPDDGGHSHPSFLPEGASFFSSGDFANEVAATRSFIEETNGGGAIAPGERYAHTFEVPGWYHYFCIPHLPAGMMGNVRVRE
- a CDS encoding YeeE/YedE family protein, translated to MSGAATPLLLGASEFFPRGVLPYLLGGVLIGVGTAAIYLGTGIHAGASTFLESTLSYVSDVPRFRRYTGSRRWRLLFTAGIVSGAAVYALLTQSAPWTTDVQWWRLLGGGLLVGVGTRLGKGCTSGHGICGVGSLSETSLANVATFLAVAIGTAQLVAALGVSP